A genomic segment from Aegilops tauschii subsp. strangulata cultivar AL8/78 chromosome 1, Aet v6.0, whole genome shotgun sequence encodes:
- the LOC109755333 gene encoding beta-glucuronosyltransferase GlcAT14B: MGLGGMRGGIGGGGAGSGERWRWILFLSLVSVSFLLSFLFLFLSAYSSPTRLRLPGLTTARAAAGVRRGPDALPCLAYLLIGARGDGHRLLRLLLAVYHPRNRYILHLSADASHEERRDLAAGVAAAAPAAVSFDNVALVGTPTAGTPVGSSGLAGTLRAAAVLLRLHPDWDWFLTLNAADYPLVTQDDLIHALSYVPREFNFIDHTSDIGRKESEKVQSMIVDAGIYLSGRTNFFRATQKRPSPDAFKFFTGSPWVILNRRFIEYCVLGWENLPRLLLMYFNNVMLPQEGYFHSVICNSLDFRNSTVNNDLRYKVWDDPPQTEPLFLSMAHFNKMVDSGQPFARRFQANGPLLDKIDEKLLKRPGHGPVPGAWCAGRKSWFIDPCSQWSDVNVVKPGPQALKLQQYINWTLEEADSGAKSCRL; this comes from the exons ATGGGATTGGGGGGCATGAGAGGCGGCATCGGGGGAGGGGGCGCCGGCTCGGGCGAGAGGTGGCGGTGGATCCTCTTCCTCTCGCTGGTCTccgtctccttcctcctctcgttcctcttcctcttcctctccgCCTACTCCTCCCCGACACGCCTCCGCCTCCCTGGGCTCaccaccgcccgcgccgccgccggagtccgccgcgGCCCCGACGCGCTCCCCTGCCTCGCCTACCTCCTCATCGGCGCCCGGGGCGACGGGCACCGCCTCCTACGACTCCTCCTCGCAGTCTACCACCCACGCAACCGCTACATCCTTCACCTCTCCGCCGACGCCTCCCACGAAGAGCGCCGGGACCTTGCTGCTGGGGTCGCCGCCGCGGCGCCCGCCGCTGTCTCTTTCGACAACGTCGCTCTTGTGGGCACGCCTACCGCGGGGACACCCGTCGGGTCGTCGGGCCTCGCCGGCACGTTACGCGCGGCTGCTGTCCTGCTCCGCCTCCACCCCGACTGGGACTGGTTCCTCACCCTCAACGCCGCCGATTATCCCCTCGTCACCCAGGACG ATTTGATCCATGCCTTGTCGTATGTTCCAAGGGAATTTAACTTCATTGATCACACTAGTGACATTGGACGGAAAGA ATCTGAAAAAGTGCAATCGATGATAGTGGATGCTGGAATATACTTGTCAGGGAGGACCAACTTCTTCCGAGCCACACAGAAACGACCAAGTCCTGATGCTTTCAAGTTCTTCACAG GTTCTCCATGGGTTATTCTGAACCGACGGTTTATAGAGTACTGTGTTCTTGGTTGGGAGAATCTTCCTCGGCTTCTTCTCATGTACTTCAACAATGTAATGCTACCTCAGGAAGGATATTTCCACTCAGTCATATGCAACTCGCTTGACTTCCGTAATTCCACTGTTAACAATGACTTGAGGTACAAGGTGTGGGATGATCCACCTCAGACAGAGCCCCTTTTTCTCAGCATGGCACATTTTAATAAGATGGTGGACAGTGGACAGCCTTTTGCAAGGCGGTTTCAAGCGAATGGACCGTTGCTGGACAAGATCGATGAGAAACTACTTAAGCGTCCGGGCCATGGGCCTGTTCCTGGTGCCTGGTGCGCAGGAAGGAAGAGCTGGTTCATTGACCCATGTTCCCAGTGGAGCGACGTGAATGTTGTGAAACCTGGTCCTCAAGCCTTGAAGTTGCAGCAATATATCAATTGGACCTTGGAAGAGGCAGATTCTGGCGCAAAATCGTGCAGGCTATAG